In the genome of Chitinivibrio alkaliphilus ACht1, one region contains:
- a CDS encoding PD40 domain-containing protein: protein MKFAILLFLFTIIVYGESPWVYAHKTLSLENFSIHYPKEYERYAHEVGKILEDIYPIFTEKYGLVLPNKTDVIISRDNHNSWAAAVQNTISIGVEPMDFNLRGTSQWLENVVTHEFSHIASISTGFKFPAWMPYIQAGTFSHPNEQNQVNGLYIYPSDILPPWFFEGIAQYDSKLYGTESWDSHRDMILRAKIREDSLMSWDDLSVFRGRADAYEMVYNHGFSLVSYINEMYGDGKVQAILRASSRVGRGNFDRSIEEVLGISGRELYDEWKSSLQKRYEQQVAQLGDTTEARAISNHGFNNFSPRFSEDGSRLFYLSNAESATFGQQLYSYNLDSFYEISYDDTVRSRLENHFVTGSYDILNDTLVTFSSTHSPQSRIPHSEGGGRYRTLYRGGISPTDSAVSRQRRRSLVQMSENGNFTAPSFSPTGDTVAAAFSRRGVATLALLDTTGSILREIPDFLEDNNPITALFSTHWAPQKDRIAFDFLDRESRSVAWYDLRKDSLVVLESPGVDARDPFFSHTGDALYFASDQSGIFNIYRHCLETNRTVQVTNVTTGAFSPAVDSAENRLAYTGYTAGGYHIFLKESLPDSLFTTPSSAQLEDRSPAFSQDDLFDAQRTLSGSVEPYRALPRRPLIVPTLMHESILSREDDLSRGISHLKYGVVANILDPLSWNDQGNAFTAFYLTESLWQQFRNAVFFDSYNRSDNKKIAYDLGLAFHTGMFPVDMDLFFFFRNVPATNEFVHDYSGEDVLEESDVSIQPSMLELKLSHALGNSFRGTFFTSYLNQNNQINISPFEDGSQYLRLQVGSIFRQGFLVSLLQQPYTERREISPYGLALRLQYDYSLGRFVDEERILTIENGRIQSNLNRYNFHTFSGEMKYGSPSFLLPDFDTEINVGATYIRIPQGTRDRIDSLREGATSKDNYIGGFPSFFQPSLILPGYSLSYRADSTLYELRDEYGNVTDTMVYYEDSLLVSDNIILDASLSYRVPLWPGETIDRTLGFLYFDRLFGGVNFGGALTAENVEDLTNKSHKDILLYFGTELRLQTIAFNGFPLSMSFRWDRGLDKPAPVGGDRFTFMFGFAFDNWNIIAEPAGHRHFDGVRHIPTAMGP from the coding sequence ATGAAATTTGCAATACTTCTATTTCTTTTTACAATAATTGTTTATGGGGAATCGCCGTGGGTGTATGCGCATAAGACTCTCTCTCTTGAAAATTTCTCTATTCACTACCCAAAAGAGTATGAACGGTATGCCCATGAAGTGGGGAAGATCCTTGAGGATATTTATCCTATTTTTACTGAAAAGTACGGTCTTGTACTTCCTAATAAGACCGATGTTATTATCAGTCGGGATAATCACAACTCCTGGGCCGCAGCAGTACAGAACACTATCAGTATCGGTGTTGAACCAATGGATTTTAATCTTCGGGGAACGTCCCAGTGGTTAGAAAATGTCGTGACCCACGAGTTTTCTCACATCGCTTCTATTAGTACAGGGTTTAAATTTCCTGCGTGGATGCCCTACATTCAAGCAGGTACATTCTCTCATCCGAATGAGCAAAATCAAGTGAACGGGCTCTATATATATCCTTCTGATATCCTCCCACCATGGTTTTTTGAAGGGATTGCTCAGTATGACAGTAAACTGTACGGGACGGAATCATGGGATAGCCACCGTGATATGATTCTTCGTGCAAAGATACGGGAAGATTCCCTCATGAGCTGGGATGACTTGTCGGTCTTTCGTGGAAGGGCAGATGCCTATGAAATGGTGTATAACCATGGGTTTTCTCTTGTTTCATATATTAATGAAATGTATGGCGATGGAAAAGTTCAGGCTATCCTGCGAGCTTCTTCACGGGTAGGGAGGGGCAATTTTGATCGATCTATTGAAGAGGTGTTGGGTATTTCAGGGCGTGAACTGTATGATGAATGGAAAAGTTCTTTGCAGAAACGGTATGAACAGCAAGTCGCTCAACTGGGAGATACCACGGAAGCTCGGGCCATTTCAAACCACGGATTCAATAATTTTTCCCCTCGTTTTAGCGAGGACGGCAGTCGTCTTTTCTATCTTTCAAATGCAGAAAGTGCGACCTTTGGCCAACAACTTTACAGCTATAATCTAGACTCATTTTATGAGATCTCCTACGACGACACTGTTCGGTCTCGCCTTGAAAATCATTTTGTGACCGGATCGTATGATATTCTTAATGATACCTTAGTTACATTTTCCAGTACACACTCGCCCCAGTCTCGAATTCCTCATTCTGAAGGAGGCGGGCGGTATCGAACATTGTATCGAGGGGGTATTTCTCCAACCGACAGTGCTGTCTCTCGCCAAAGACGGCGATCCTTGGTACAGATGAGTGAAAATGGTAATTTCACCGCTCCATCCTTTTCTCCCACTGGAGACACTGTGGCTGCGGCGTTTTCGCGTCGAGGCGTAGCAACCTTAGCTCTTTTGGATACGACGGGCTCTATTCTACGTGAAATTCCTGATTTTTTGGAAGATAATAATCCCATTACTGCTCTTTTTTCAACGCATTGGGCGCCGCAAAAAGATCGGATTGCCTTTGATTTTCTTGATCGTGAAAGCCGTTCCGTTGCCTGGTATGATCTTCGTAAAGATAGTTTGGTCGTGCTTGAGTCACCGGGAGTGGATGCGCGGGATCCGTTCTTTTCACATACAGGAGATGCTCTGTATTTTGCATCAGACCAAAGTGGGATTTTCAATATTTACCGACATTGTCTTGAGACGAATAGGACCGTTCAGGTAACGAATGTTACAACGGGCGCCTTTTCCCCCGCCGTAGATTCAGCCGAAAACCGCTTGGCCTATACTGGCTATACTGCTGGGGGGTATCACATCTTTTTGAAAGAGAGCCTTCCTGACTCTCTTTTTACAACGCCCTCATCGGCTCAGTTAGAGGATCGATCTCCCGCTTTTTCTCAAGATGATCTTTTCGACGCACAGAGAACTCTCTCTGGTTCGGTAGAACCATATCGCGCTTTACCTCGTCGTCCGCTTATTGTACCAACCCTCATGCATGAGAGTATTCTTTCCCGGGAAGATGATCTGAGCAGAGGTATTTCACACCTAAAATATGGCGTTGTCGCAAATATTCTGGATCCCTTGAGTTGGAATGATCAAGGAAATGCTTTTACCGCCTTTTACCTAACGGAATCGCTTTGGCAGCAATTTCGAAATGCAGTATTTTTTGATAGCTATAATCGATCAGATAATAAAAAAATAGCCTATGATCTCGGTCTTGCCTTTCATACAGGAATGTTTCCTGTAGATATGGACCTCTTTTTCTTCTTTCGGAATGTTCCCGCAACCAATGAGTTTGTTCATGATTACTCAGGCGAGGATGTTTTGGAAGAGAGTGATGTATCCATACAGCCAAGTATGCTGGAGCTAAAGCTTTCCCATGCCTTAGGTAATAGCTTTCGTGGAACCTTTTTTACCAGTTATCTGAATCAGAATAATCAAATAAACATTTCTCCTTTTGAAGATGGTAGTCAATATTTACGATTACAGGTGGGGAGTATTTTCCGGCAAGGCTTTCTTGTATCTCTTCTTCAGCAGCCCTATACGGAACGACGAGAGATTTCTCCCTATGGGCTTGCCCTCCGTCTCCAATATGATTACTCTCTTGGTAGATTTGTCGATGAAGAACGTATATTGACCATTGAAAATGGACGTATTCAATCGAACTTAAATAGATATAATTTCCATACCTTCAGTGGAGAGATGAAGTATGGGAGCCCCTCTTTTCTTCTTCCTGACTTTGACACGGAGATTAATGTCGGAGCAACCTATATACGTATTCCTCAAGGAACACGTGATCGGATTGATTCTCTTCGAGAGGGGGCAACCAGCAAGGATAATTATATTGGAGGATTTCCATCTTTCTTCCAACCCTCTCTGATTCTTCCAGGATATTCTCTTTCCTATCGGGCTGATTCAACTCTCTATGAGTTACGTGATGAATATGGGAATGTTACTGATACCATGGTGTATTATGAGGATAGTCTTCTCGTATCGGACAATATTATTCTTGATGCATCGTTGTCGTATCGTGTGCCGCTTTGGCCGGGGGAAACCATTGACCGTACACTTGGCTTTCTCTATTTTGACCGCCTCTTTGGTGGGGTTAATTTTGGGGGCGCCTTAACTGCGGAAAATGTTGAAGATCTTACGAATAAGTCACATAAAGATATTTTACTCTATTTTGGTACGGAGCTGCGCCTTCAAACCATTGCCTTTAATGGCTTTCCCCTGTCCATGTCATTTCGCTGGGACAGAGGACTTGATAAACCCGCGCCAGTTGGGGGAGATCGTTTTACCTTTATGTTTGGGTTTGCCTTTGATAATTGGAATATTATTGCAGAACCAGCCGGGCATCGTCATTTCGATGGGGTGCGTCATATTCCCACTGCAATGGGGCCGTGA
- the ftsY gene encoding signal recognition particle-docking protein FtsY has protein sequence MKLFARLKDGLSKTRNQISEIVEHDTKITEEFYESLEDALIAADVGADITMEILDKLRSEVELEGITGCAEAYETLKHLLSLDMAIQKEPDEFPPKPWTTLVIGVNGVGKTTTIGKLAHEYRQRGSRVLLSAADTFRAGAIEQLQLWAERAECEIITQGEGADAASVVYDSMEAAKKRGADVMLIDTAGRLHNKGELMKELGKIVRVLKKSNPWTPNEVFLVVDATTGQNAIKQAEVFNELIEITGFIITKLDGTSKGGIALSLTRTFNIPVKKIGVGEGLHDLQDFDPKSYIDAMFGDFSV, from the coding sequence ATGAAATTATTTGCCAGACTAAAGGATGGGTTAAGTAAGACCCGCAATCAAATCTCCGAAATCGTGGAACACGATACGAAGATCACGGAGGAGTTTTACGAATCCCTCGAAGACGCTCTCATCGCTGCAGATGTTGGAGCTGATATCACCATGGAGATACTTGACAAACTTCGGAGTGAAGTTGAACTAGAAGGTATCACTGGATGTGCCGAGGCATATGAAACCCTGAAACATTTACTCTCCCTTGATATGGCAATTCAAAAAGAGCCAGACGAATTTCCTCCAAAACCTTGGACAACCTTGGTAATAGGGGTAAATGGCGTGGGAAAAACCACCACCATTGGAAAGCTTGCCCATGAATATCGCCAACGAGGCAGTCGGGTACTCCTTTCCGCTGCAGACACGTTTCGTGCTGGTGCCATTGAACAGTTACAGTTGTGGGCCGAACGTGCCGAGTGTGAAATTATTACTCAAGGTGAAGGGGCTGATGCTGCTTCGGTTGTGTATGACAGTATGGAAGCAGCCAAAAAACGTGGTGCTGATGTGATGCTTATTGATACTGCGGGACGCTTACACAATAAGGGAGAGCTCATGAAGGAGCTTGGAAAAATTGTTCGCGTCTTAAAAAAATCAAATCCATGGACTCCCAACGAAGTATTCCTTGTAGTAGATGCAACCACCGGTCAAAATGCCATCAAGCAAGCAGAGGTGTTTAATGAACTCATTGAGATAACTGGCTTCATCATCACTAAACTTGATGGGACATCTAAGGGAGGAATAGCCCTTTCTCTCACACGAACATTCAATATTCCCGTAAAAAAAATTGGAGTGGGCGAAGGCCTGCATGATCTGCAGGATTTTGATCCAAAATCATACATTGACGCCATGTTTGGCGATTTTTCCGTATAA
- the mutL gene encoding DNA mismatch repair endonuclease MutL: MKQISLLTPDVVEQIAAGEVIERPASIVKELLENSIDAGATRITITIEEGGLSRIVITDNGMGIPQEELPLAIQRHATSKIRKSEDLYRITTLGFRGEALASISAVSRFEIQSSNIGDGMGWRLSVDENGISPMAPTEHLKGTTIECRDLFYNLPARKKFSKSIRSETMAVVKTIEQVVLAFPAIHFSATINGKKRYDTPSVDSPLLRIAQIAGRELAEDLIHVSREEEDYAIDLYISPPHKVQARPRYQSLFVNLRRVDNRSISHAVTKAFTRFISGHLKPNWFCYLDINPEKIDVNVHPTKAEIKFDAEQQLFSFVYHGVETEVNTHLRQELTPAASESAPSGSATAVPELHETKTTLHSFSSSSMEPGQSSVREIRQGVRPKATEQGQTALSFLSRVHDTTEDHSYLGRGQAVEGIPCFQIHKRFILSPVKEGVIIIDQHAAHERILYEKILRELYEGGTDSQQLMFPVTITLTSEEKNQVMELRNYFEKTGFTIQDFGGNSIAVSAVPAQGFVKSTEIQDAIQEMLTAFKEERDASILTSLHKRFAASYACGAAIKFGRELRQEEMSSLMNALFTAENPHICPHGRPTITKMSLDELNKRFLR, encoded by the coding sequence ATGAAACAGATCTCCCTTCTTACACCGGATGTGGTGGAACAGATTGCTGCCGGTGAAGTGATTGAGCGCCCCGCGTCAATTGTAAAAGAACTTCTTGAAAACAGTATTGATGCCGGTGCAACACGTATAACCATCACTATTGAAGAGGGTGGCCTTTCACGTATTGTCATTACTGATAACGGTATGGGCATTCCACAAGAAGAATTACCCCTGGCCATCCAACGCCATGCCACAAGTAAAATACGCAAATCGGAAGATCTCTATCGTATTACCACCCTCGGCTTTCGCGGAGAAGCCTTGGCAAGTATCTCCGCCGTAAGCCGCTTTGAAATACAGAGCAGTAATATCGGTGATGGCATGGGGTGGCGTCTCTCTGTAGACGAGAATGGCATTTCTCCCATGGCGCCCACGGAACATCTTAAGGGAACCACCATTGAATGCCGAGATCTCTTTTACAACCTTCCCGCTCGAAAAAAGTTTTCCAAGTCGATTCGTTCTGAAACCATGGCCGTGGTAAAAACCATCGAACAGGTAGTATTAGCCTTTCCTGCGATTCATTTTTCTGCCACAATCAATGGAAAAAAGCGGTACGACACACCTTCCGTGGACTCTCCCCTCTTACGCATCGCCCAAATAGCGGGGCGCGAATTGGCCGAAGACCTCATTCATGTGAGTCGTGAAGAAGAGGATTACGCCATAGATCTCTATATCAGCCCGCCACACAAGGTACAGGCCCGTCCGCGGTATCAATCACTCTTTGTAAACCTTCGCCGGGTGGATAACAGGTCTATATCCCATGCTGTTACAAAGGCATTTACCCGGTTTATATCAGGTCATTTAAAACCAAATTGGTTTTGCTATCTTGACATAAACCCGGAAAAAATAGATGTGAACGTCCACCCCACTAAGGCAGAGATTAAGTTTGATGCAGAACAACAATTATTCTCCTTTGTATACCATGGGGTAGAAACAGAGGTAAACACGCACTTGCGCCAAGAGCTTACCCCAGCAGCTTCTGAATCTGCTCCTTCTGGCTCTGCCACAGCCGTTCCCGAACTGCATGAAACCAAGACAACCCTGCACAGTTTTTCCTCTTCCTCTATGGAGCCGGGCCAATCATCCGTACGAGAAATTCGTCAGGGGGTTCGACCAAAAGCAACCGAGCAGGGACAAACGGCTCTTTCTTTCCTCTCTCGTGTCCATGATACCACCGAAGACCACTCGTACCTTGGCAGAGGACAGGCAGTGGAAGGAATCCCTTGTTTTCAAATTCACAAGCGATTCATACTATCCCCCGTAAAAGAGGGAGTTATTATTATCGACCAACATGCTGCCCATGAACGAATTCTATATGAAAAAATACTCCGTGAACTCTATGAGGGCGGCACCGATTCACAGCAACTCATGTTTCCTGTAACCATTACCTTGACATCGGAAGAAAAGAACCAGGTGATGGAGTTACGCAATTACTTTGAGAAGACCGGATTCACGATACAAGATTTTGGAGGCAACAGTATTGCCGTTTCTGCTGTTCCCGCCCAGGGGTTTGTAAAATCAACAGAGATACAGGATGCAATACAGGAAATGCTCACCGCCTTCAAAGAAGAACGGGATGCGTCCATTCTTACCTCTTTACACAAACGTTTTGCCGCATCCTATGCGTGTGGAGCAGCGATAAAATTTGGACGGGAGCTGCGACAGGAGGAAATGAGTAGTCTTATGAATGCCCTTTTCACCGCAGAAAACCCGCATATCTGTCCCCATGGGCGTCCCACTATTACCAAAATGAGTCTTGACGAACTCAACAAAAGGTTTCTTCGATAA
- the fliS gene encoding flagellar export chaperone FliS — protein MKQGYSTYKSASVETADKGKLIVICYDVAIKEGKQALLLDDSYKNIEQRNRHLYKMQDAVTELLIALDLKVGEVAKNLYSLYEYMLHRITTAITDRDNAPVEEILAYLTDLREAWKVAIQDVKSQGGIDKVRQEYKKKTVAARG, from the coding sequence ATGAAACAGGGATACAGTACGTACAAATCGGCCAGTGTGGAAACAGCGGACAAGGGGAAACTCATTGTTATTTGTTATGATGTTGCCATAAAAGAAGGCAAGCAAGCCCTGCTTCTTGATGATTCGTACAAAAATATTGAACAAAGGAATCGTCATCTATACAAGATGCAGGATGCCGTAACAGAGCTCCTTATTGCCTTAGATTTGAAGGTCGGTGAGGTGGCAAAAAATCTCTACAGCCTCTATGAATACATGTTGCATCGTATTACCACCGCTATCACAGATCGTGATAATGCCCCCGTAGAAGAAATTCTTGCCTACTTAACGGATTTGCGTGAGGCATGGAAAGTGGCCATTCAGGATGTGAAAAGTCAAGGAGGGATTGATAAGGTTCGACAGGAGTATAAGAAGAAAACCGTTGCCGCCCGAGGGTAG
- the yihA gene encoding ribosome biogenesis GTP-binding protein YihA/YsxC, whose product MAVYREYFSGASVDFLTSAADLSGCPAHERTEFALFGRSNVGKSSFLNHIFESKKLVRVSREPGKTRLLNFFSFTDEISFVDLPGYGYARVSKKDRADWSGMIASYCEQRENLAGLIWLLDYRRERGTTIDREAANWLATLGIPVFVVLTKSDKLNRKERQKKSAFSERGF is encoded by the coding sequence ATGGCCGTATATAGGGAGTACTTTTCTGGTGCATCCGTCGATTTTCTGACCTCTGCAGCAGATCTTTCAGGCTGTCCCGCCCACGAAAGAACAGAATTTGCCTTATTTGGTCGCTCAAATGTGGGGAAGTCATCTTTTCTCAATCATATCTTCGAGTCAAAAAAATTGGTTCGTGTGTCTCGAGAGCCGGGAAAGACACGTCTGTTAAATTTCTTTTCCTTCACAGATGAGATCTCCTTTGTTGATCTTCCCGGGTACGGCTATGCCCGTGTGTCAAAAAAAGATCGAGCTGACTGGTCTGGAATGATTGCGTCGTACTGTGAGCAACGGGAAAATCTTGCAGGTCTTATTTGGCTTCTTGATTATCGACGTGAAAGGGGTACGACCATCGATCGTGAGGCAGCAAACTGGCTTGCCACTCTTGGTATACCGGTGTTTGTTGTGCTTACAAAGAGTGATAAGCTCAACAGAAAAGAGCGACAAAAAAAATCTGCGTTCTCTGAAAGAGGCTTTTGA
- a CDS encoding glycosyltransferase, whose protein sequence is MALTVFLQGAFLLFLLYLGARLLRPRKVSRGEPPAFFSVIIPFKNEANNLYALLSSLAEQRCSIPYEIILVNDHSNDAYETVLTEIRGAFAEIPLRVYHAPDPSEECTSKQNAMEYGVAFAEGDWLIFTDADMVFFPSWLEQYYAACCEKKSDFFFGRTAMVVSKNIFSCLQATQLDLLFVSAWILARAGFDSSCMGNNMAIRKTVYDELGGQPGLGYSMVEDKKLMTVLRRRGYGISPTPNFSSCAYTYPEKSMKGMYLQLLRWFKGGGKESPFLCGLGVLLLSNMGVTLYGFVSGDLYFPILHGAVWAVLLFLYFYAVVVTKIHLSIPNLLIYILCFPVICLCLGCSMPFTGVVWKGEKVS, encoded by the coding sequence ATGGCTTTGACCGTTTTTTTGCAAGGGGCCTTTCTTCTTTTTTTGCTGTATCTTGGTGCACGACTTCTAAGACCTAGAAAAGTGAGCCGTGGAGAACCACCGGCGTTTTTCTCCGTGATAATACCGTTTAAAAATGAAGCGAACAATTTGTATGCCCTTCTTAGCTCACTTGCGGAGCAGCGCTGTTCTATTCCATACGAGATTATCCTCGTGAATGACCACTCCAATGATGCCTACGAAACGGTGCTTACAGAGATTCGTGGTGCCTTTGCTGAGATCCCTCTCCGGGTATATCATGCCCCCGATCCATCAGAAGAGTGTACCTCAAAACAAAATGCCATGGAATACGGCGTTGCTTTTGCTGAGGGAGACTGGCTTATTTTCACAGATGCTGATATGGTATTTTTTCCGTCGTGGCTCGAACAGTACTATGCTGCTTGCTGTGAGAAAAAGAGTGATTTCTTTTTTGGTCGAACAGCCATGGTGGTCTCAAAGAATATTTTCTCCTGTCTTCAGGCCACGCAACTGGATCTACTCTTTGTTTCTGCATGGATACTGGCTCGTGCAGGTTTTGATAGCTCCTGTATGGGTAATAACATGGCTATTCGCAAGACCGTATATGATGAACTTGGTGGTCAACCAGGTTTAGGCTATTCCATGGTAGAAGATAAAAAACTTATGACCGTTCTTCGCAGACGGGGGTATGGTATATCTCCAACGCCTAATTTTTCTTCCTGTGCCTATACGTATCCTGAAAAAAGTATGAAGGGGATGTATTTGCAGCTTCTGAGATGGTTTAAGGGTGGGGGAAAAGAGTCACCTTTTTTATGCGGTCTTGGAGTGCTTTTGTTGAGCAATATGGGGGTTACCCTCTATGGATTCGTATCCGGAGACTTGTATTTTCCCATACTGCACGGTGCTGTGTGGGCAGTGCTTCTTTTTCTCTATTTCTACGCCGTGGTGGTCACCAAAATACACCTTTCTATACCAAATCTTCTCATTTACATACTCTGTTTTCCTGTGATATGCCTGTGTCTTGGGTGTTCCATGCCTTTTACTGGGGTGGTATGGAAGGGCGAAAAGGTTTCTTAG
- a CDS encoding MiaB/RimO family radical SAM methylthiotransferase, which translates to MKQLYFKTFGCRTNSEETNAYATEFLSHGYSRVATPEEADIIVINGCSVTNQTEQKIRRYIASIHEKYPFIEIALTGCLAQQWQDLPRVHGITWLIDNTRKKDIVSVVTSETGGTFTGTLSEKSAVSQFFQIPHPENAQRTRLSLKIQEGCNKACSYCIVPRLRGPARSISAAEVLRTAKHALRLGYREIILTGTHIGQYRDGTAKYLDILHNLLSLDTSLRIRLSSMNPEDITPDLIALFTEHNNLCHHLHISFQSLSSDVLKRMNRSVRAVETLQPTLAKLCTQFPDFSIGGDFIVGHPGESSDAFSHTCARLEEYGISYGHVFRYSPRPQTAAAEMNDAPPSHISTERSRHIRKILESLRTQFLEKQQGKTEFIISEKKVYYKVLPVIIFLLRCPPTRMW; encoded by the coding sequence ATGAAACAGCTCTACTTTAAAACCTTCGGCTGTCGTACAAACAGCGAAGAAACCAACGCCTATGCCACAGAATTCCTCTCTCATGGTTATTCACGGGTAGCCACACCGGAAGAGGCTGATATTATTGTTATTAACGGCTGCTCTGTTACAAATCAGACAGAACAAAAAATACGTCGCTATATTGCATCAATACACGAAAAATATCCTTTCATAGAGATAGCCCTTACGGGGTGCCTTGCGCAACAATGGCAGGATCTTCCCCGGGTACATGGCATTACATGGCTCATAGATAATACGCGAAAAAAAGATATTGTTTCTGTAGTAACATCGGAAACGGGAGGAACATTCACGGGAACTCTCTCGGAAAAAAGTGCCGTAAGTCAGTTTTTCCAGATTCCTCATCCGGAAAATGCTCAGAGAACCCGCCTCTCTTTGAAAATACAGGAAGGGTGTAATAAGGCGTGCAGCTATTGTATTGTGCCGCGCTTGCGCGGACCAGCACGGAGCATTTCCGCTGCAGAGGTTCTACGTACAGCAAAGCATGCCCTACGGCTTGGATATCGGGAAATTATCCTCACGGGTACTCACATAGGCCAGTACCGAGATGGAACAGCGAAATATCTGGATATTCTTCACAACCTTCTGAGCCTTGATACGTCACTCCGCATCCGTCTTAGTTCCATGAATCCCGAAGATATTACCCCGGACCTCATAGCTCTTTTTACCGAACATAACAACCTCTGCCATCATCTTCATATTAGCTTCCAATCCCTCAGTAGTGATGTCCTTAAGAGAATGAACCGCTCAGTTCGGGCTGTAGAGACACTGCAACCAACCCTGGCAAAACTTTGTACCCAATTCCCCGATTTTTCCATTGGAGGTGATTTTATCGTTGGTCACCCTGGGGAAAGCAGCGACGCCTTTTCTCACACGTGCGCACGTCTGGAAGAATACGGCATCTCATATGGACACGTATTTCGTTACTCTCCTCGTCCTCAGACAGCAGCTGCAGAGATGAACGATGCGCCACCATCGCATATCAGTACAGAACGAAGCCGCCACATACGAAAAATTTTGGAATCTCTTCGCACTCAATTTTTAGAGAAGCAACAGGGAAAAACAGAGTTCATTATCAGTGAAAAAAAGGTATATTACAAGGTGTTACCGGTAATTATATTTCTGTTAAGGTGCCCTCCCACGAGGATGTGGTGA
- a CDS encoding type II toxin-antitoxin system death-on-curing family toxin, with product MIRFLCREEILYLHRIEVERSGGTAALRDARELAAILDAPKVTFGGTYLMDIFSMAATYIQSIVYHHPFLDGNKRTALLSALTFLFFNGYTCDETYEEQLADVVLDLISHDISKDDLAHFFSARCFKHSPEDLLSRQQ from the coding sequence ATGATACGCTTTTTATGTCGAGAAGAGATACTCTATCTCCACCGCATCGAAGTAGAACGTTCCGGGGGTACTGCGGCCCTGCGGGATGCACGGGAGCTTGCGGCAATCCTGGATGCCCCAAAGGTAACCTTTGGAGGTACGTACCTGATGGACATATTTTCCATGGCCGCAACCTATATTCAATCAATCGTCTATCATCATCCCTTTCTCGATGGAAACAAACGAACCGCCCTGCTTTCAGCACTCACCTTTCTTTTTTTTAATGGATATACCTGTGATGAAACCTATGAAGAGCAACTTGCCGATGTGGTCTTAGACCTTATTTCACACGATATATCCAAGGATGATCTTGCTCATTTTTTCTCCGCACGCTGTTTTAAGCACTCACCGGAAGATTTGCTCTCTCGTCAGCAATAA
- a CDS encoding glycine cleavage system protein H, giving the protein METLWYTKQHEWVVIDGTLARVGISSHALETLGEIQYADLPEEKKNVTAGEAVATVESQKATSDVHAPLSGRIHRIHAELEEHPALINTDDTETSWIYILDEFSMEDVSKHLLTPDEYERYIA; this is encoded by the coding sequence ATGGAAACACTGTGGTATACAAAACAACATGAATGGGTTGTAATAGACGGCACATTGGCCCGTGTAGGGATAAGCTCCCATGCCTTGGAAACTCTTGGAGAGATTCAATACGCAGACCTTCCCGAAGAGAAAAAAAACGTAACTGCAGGCGAAGCCGTTGCCACTGTGGAGTCTCAAAAGGCAACAAGCGATGTACACGCTCCCCTGAGCGGCCGCATTCATCGCATACATGCAGAGCTTGAAGAACATCCTGCCCTTATTAACACAGATGATACAGAGACATCGTGGATTTACATATTGGATGAATTCTCCATGGAAGATGTGTCAAAACATCTCCTCACGCCTGATGAATATGAACGCTACATTGCATAA